Part of the Aquicella lusitana genome is shown below.
ATCCTGACCAATGCCATCGCCCGGTAAAATCGCTAGTCTCAATTTTTTCATGCGCTTTCCTCAAGGAATTTAATCATAGGCGGCATGCAATCGGTCAGATTATTTTGCAAAACCCGCATGCCAGACCGGGGTATGATAACAAGTTGACTGTTTGGTGAAGTGATAACATTGCCGCTATTAACTAATTGTGAATTCTCACCTATTAAATGCAAATATTTCACTCGGGTTTTTTGCAGCATGGGACGAGAATCCGCTTCCAGCACAAACTGAAGTCCTCTCGAAAGCCGCAATGCTGCTCGCTCAGGATGGTTTAGGTTGAAATGTTGAGGCGCTTCATAGGGATAAAACACATACCGATTTAATTCGTGAAGCGCAACAGCCATTAAGTTTTCTTTTATCAACCGGATCACCTGATCCAGGCGTTTGGAAAGCAAATCATCCGAAAATGACGGTACAGAAATGAAAACCAGCGGCTTGTTTTCTTGCTCAACAAGATCAAGGCAATGCTGCAAAATCACGCCGCCGAGCGAAAACCCAAAAATAGCATGATAGCCGGGGATCAATGTCTGAAGTTTATCGTGCCATCCCGCGAAAAAATCTTTTCGATGCGTATCTGCATTCACTTCCTCCAGAGGATCGATGAAGTCTATGCTATATTGCGGCACAAGAAACTGCAGCGATGCTTCGATGGCCTTGATTTCAGACCATTCCGCCAACGCTGGGCCGATGACTAATATTTTTTTCATTACTAAGCCCCGCATACTGATTTTGCGCTTCGTAAATATTGTGAAGCGCGAGAATAATAATCGCTGGTATCAACAAAACTACCTAAATTTGCAGCATCATCTTGAGATAAATCAAATATGCCCAGGATAATATCCTTTGTGGAGAAATCATTTTGGGTATCGTGTAAATTTTGTTTAACATAGTTGGCAGCTTCCATCAGCCTTGAGAAGTCATACTGCCTATTTCCCCCTGCGTGGAGAAAACTGACAATGCCTTCTGTGCGCAAATTGCCCGACCCTTTCCCAAAGCCAAATAATGAAGCATCTATAAATTGAACGCCATTTTTGATAGCAGCCACTGCGTTTGCTTGTGCCAAAAATAAATTATCATGCGCATGAAATCCAAATGGGACATGACACTTTTCTTGCAAATAAGAATATAAATGATCAACGTCATCGGGCGTCAGGCTTCCATTTGAGTCAGCCAGGTAAATTGCTTTTACGCCAGTTTTTGCGAGATCAGTAACCCATGTTCTTATCTGCTCTCTATTGAAATGCGAAACACGTGTAATATTAGCAAACACTTCAAAATTATATTGGCTGGCCATTTCGATCGTTTGGAAACCTAAAGTTGGCTGCTTTGCTGGGAAACATATTCTAACCGCATTTACTCCGCAGTCTTGCATTTCTTCCAAATCATGTCGTTGTATATTTTTGGGATGCAAAATCACGGTCAGCTTGGCATGCTGTATCCATTTTTTACAGTATTCGAGATAGTTGCGATCGCATGTTGCTGTTTGGCCCATATTAGCGATAGGTTTAAGCGGCCCATTTCGATAACCTACTTCAATATAACGCACACCCGACTGATCGAGTAACGTTAAAATATCCCGCACCACGCCGGAGGAAAAGTGAAAATTAGTCTTATAACCGCCATCACGAAGGGTGACATCTAATAATTTTATATTATTTTTCATAGCAATACCTGAGTCAATCTCGTCACCAATCGCTTCGTGATGCTTGCGCATGCAGGGAGAAAGTCTTGGCAGCGAGGGCAAAAATATCAAAAAAACATGATCATATCAATCAAATGTGGCTAATTTTTAATTAAAAACCACCGATCAACCAGCAATATATAAAAGGAATATTTGAGAATCTATCCGTATTTTTTACGGATTTAGTTAGTTCTAAAGAACATCCCGCAATTTCAAATCCGCTAAAAGTTTTTCAGGCCCTTCAAATTTCACTGCGTCCATGCCCACTTTTTTGGCGCCTTCTACGTTTTCATCGACGTCATCTATAAAAATACAATCAGCCGGCTCAAGTTCATTTCGCCTTAAAAGCAGTTCATAAATGAGTGGATCGGGTTTAATTACATTTTCTTTGCCGGAGATGACAATATCCCGGAAGTATTGAAAGAATTCATACTTGCCATGCACGTAGGGAAAAGTTTCAGCAGACCAGTTGGTAATGGCATACAAAGGATAATTCAAATGAGAGAGTTGTTTCAGAATTTCAACGCTGCCTTCTATCTCGCCGCCAATCATCTCAGTCCATTTGTTTTTCCATAAATGGATGGGTTCTTCGTAGTGGGGAAACTTGGAAGATAAAAAAGTTAAGCCTTCATCGAAAGACAATCCTTTATCCATTTCTTTATTTAAAAGGAAAATACCTGTTTCTTCGTAAAACTGTCTCGTCTTATGCTTATCTTTAAAATAAGCATCATAAACTCGATCTGGATTCCAATTTATCAATACCTGGCCAAGGTCAAAAATAATATTTTTCATTTGGGTTCCCCGCGGCATGATCACATTCTGATTTGACATCATCTCGCAAAATACCCTCTTTTTCCAGGACTGTGACAAGCAAGATGCTGAAGAATGAGATAAATAACAGTATCAAAAAGTGCTCAAATCGGGTGACACAGTTATTTCACATATAATAGTCAATCGCTTTTTCAATTAATTCAGCTTTAGAGGAGACTTCCATTTTTGTTTTTATATTTTCCAAATGTTGTTCTACCGTGCGTTTGGATATTTTTAATAACTCGGCAATCATTCGAGCCGACTTGCCTCTCACCGCATGTCTTAAAATTTCATTTTCCCGACTGGATAAATAGATATGGCAGACTTTTTTCTCTGATCTTATTGGATAAGCAGGCTTGATCTCACCCGCTTGAAGCAGTCCGAGCTCGGCAACATAGCTGAGGGACGCTGCAAGTGGATCAACACCCAGGGTGATGCCAATGCCAAACAAGCCGATAGTTTTATTTTCCTCATTCAGGATCGGGGTTTTGATTGCCAGCGAATGATAAGTCATCTCATCTTTGCGCAGCACATTTTCCTCATATATTTTTTTTCGCATAGTCGACATAACTTCTCGATTATGCCCCATCACCAGCCGAGCGCTTTTTGGCGTTGCGACATAACGTATGGATTTTCCTATCGCATTCTTTGTTGAAAGAAAACCTGACGTGGTTGCGCTTTGCTCGTTTATCAGCTGAACAGCACATTCCGTATTAAGAAACGTCACACTCAAAGGGAGTCGAACAGCCTGACCAATCGTCAATCCGGTTGGTACTAAAGCGGCACGGGATAAATTCACCGCCTTATCCGGACGCAATAATCTTACGCCATCGCCATAGCGATAGATCAACATTTCATGGCTGATGTCGAGTTTTTGGCGGTTTGGCATGGCAAACGTGCTGAGCAATTAGAAAACAGGAAATTCTAGTTTAAGTTACTGGAGTTATCAATCAACTTGATCAAAACAGTCAATCATCCTGGGCATTAGAGATTGTGCTTTTTTTTGGTATGATTTCTTTAAAATTAGCACAATTAACGAGGAACTTTTATGAAAGCCCGCTATAGTCCCATACCGACTGATGAACCCAACGGAGAATCGGAAATAGTCATTACTAACCTGGAAGGCATGACGGAAACAAAACCAGTTGAGTCCCGCCTTCAAAAAGTAGGCAGATATGTTCTGCAGGATATTCTTGCTTTTGATCCTTATGCAAAATGGTATACATCCGCTTGCCAGGTTGGTTTTTCCCTCTGGGCAGCCAAAGAAGCGTTTGATGAACTGGAGGACTACACAGCCAGTTTTCTGCCTCAAAAGGTCATTGTTCCGCTATGTTATCTGACGAGCGTTGTTATCTTTATTAGCACTCAACAAATAGGTAGTACGCTCGATTTGAGCCTTGCCAAGCGCGAGCTGGAAGAAAAATATACTGATTTAAAAAAAGAATTGGATGAACTGAGGAGCGAGATCAGGGAAAAAAAGAGGAATGACATGAACAGCGAGCCAGAAAAAAGAGTTGGCGCAAGCAATGTGATCTAATAGATTAGACGGCCGGTTGAACTTCATTGCGAGCGTAACGGAAGCAATCCAGGTTTTTCGGCGCTGGTTGTTGGGAAGCATTGTAATAACATCTCATAAACTGGGCTTTGGGCAATTTACAAAATACTCAATAATGCTGTCATCCTGAGAGCATTTTTTGCTCGAAGGATCTCCCGATAACAAAAGGAGATCCTTCGCTTCGCTCAGGATGACAGTTTTGTGAATGCTTTTCAAAAATGGTCAAGTCCAGATAAAGATCAAACCATTACAGCGATGACAGGTTTTTATATGGCAGGCGTGTCCGCCAGGCGATAAACTTTGGCAGCGGTGGACCCATAAAACAAAAAACCCCGGTTGAGTTAATCAGCCGGGGTTTTTTCGAATTAGAGCCTGGCGATGACCGACTTTTGCGTAGTTAAAACCACACTATCATAGGCGCTAAATGGTTTCACTTCTGAGTTCGGGATGGGATCAGGTGGTACCCACTTGCTCTGGTCGCCAGGCAAAATACGGTTGTAAGATTGCGATTCACTGTCACCCCGCACTCGTTGCGGGGCAAAACGACTTGGGTGTTATATGGTCAAGTCTCACGGTCAATTAGTACTGGTTAGCTGAACGCATTACTGCGCTTTCACACCCAGCCTATCAACGTCTTGGTCTTAAACGGACCTTGAGGGGCCTTGCGGCCCGTGAGATCTCATCTTGGGGCAAGCTTCCCGCTTAGATGCTTTCAGCGGTTATCTTTTCCGTACTTAGCTACCCGGCAATGCCACTGGCGTGACAACCGGAACACCAGAGGTACGTTCACTCCGGTCCTCTCGTACTAGGAGCAACTCCCCTCAAATCTCAAACGCCCACGGCAGATAGGGACCGAACTGTCTCACGACGTTCTAAACCCAGCTCGCGTACCACTTTAAATGGCGAACAGCCATACCCTTGGGACCGGCTTCAGCCCCAGGATGTGATGAGCCGACATCGAGGTGCCAAACACCGCCGTCGATATGAACTCTTGGGCGGTATCAGCCTGTTATCCCCGGCGTACCTTTTATCCGTTGAGCGATGGCCCTTCCATACAGAACCACCGGATCACTAGAACCTACTTTCGTATCTGCTCGACCCGTCAGTCTCGCAGTTAAGCACACTTTTGCTCTTATACGCATTGCGCGATGTCCGACCGCGCTGAGTGTACCTTCGTACTCCTCCGTTACTCTTTGGGAGGAGACCGCCCCAGTCAAACTACCCACCATGCACTGTCCCCATCCCGGATTACGAGATTAGGTTAGAGCCCCAAGCATTTCAGGGTGGTATTTCAAGGTCGGCTCCACCTGAGCTAGCGCCCAGGTTTCAAAGCCTCCCACCTATCCTACACAGAAACGCTCAAAGTCCAGTGCAAAGCTATAGTAAAGGTGCACGGGGTCTTTCCGTCTTGCCGCGGGTACACTGCATCTTCACAGCGATTTCAACTTCACTGAGTCTCGGGTGGAGACAGTGTGGCTATCGTTACGCCTTTCGTGCAGGTCGGAACTTACCCGACAAGGAATTTCGCTACCTTAGGACCGTTATAGTTACGGCCGCCGTTTACCGGGGCTTCGATCGAGAGCTTTGTCTTGCGACTAACCCCTTCACTTAACCTTCCGGCACCGGGCAGGCGTCACACCCTATACTTCCTCTTTCGAGTTCGCAGAGTGCTGTGTTTTTAATAAACAGTCGCAGCCACCGATTCTTTGCAACCCCTTCACGCTCCAGCCGCAGGGCCTTCACCTAAAGAGGCACACCTTCTCCCGAAGTTACGGTGTCAATTTGCCTAGTTCCTTCACCCGAGTTCTCTCAAACGCCTTAGTATTCTCAACTTGTCCACCTGTGTCGGTTTGCGGTACGGTTCACAGACTTTCATCGCTTAGTGGCTTTTCCTGGAAGCTTAGCATCAGCTACTTCTCTCATACCGAAGTATAAAATCGTCATCACATCTCAGCATATGAACGGCCGGATTTGCCTAACCGTTCTGCCTACTTGCTTAAACTGGGATATCCAACACCCAGCTAGCCTAGCTTTCTCCGTCCCCACTTCGCTCCAGTCTACAAGTACAGGAATATTAACCTGTTTCCCATCAGCTACGCTTCTCAGCCTCACCTTAGGGACCGACTCACCCTGCGCCGATTACCGTTGCGCAGGAAACCTTGGACTTCCGGCGTGCGGGTTTTTCTCCCGCATTATCGTTACTCATGTCAGCATTCGCACTTCTGATACCTCCAGCAACCCTCTCAGGTCACCTTCACAGGCTTACAGAACGCTCCTCTACCACTCACACTTACGTGTGAATCCGTAGCTTCGGTGGATAGTTTTAGCCCCGTTACATCTTCCGCGCAGGCCGACTCGACCAGTGAGCTATTACGCTTTCTTTAAAAGATGGCTGCTTCTAAGCCAACTTCCTGGCTGTCTCTGCCTTCCCACATCGTTTACCACTTAACTATCTCTTCGGGACCTTAGCTGACGGTCTGGGCTTTTTCCCTCTTCACGACGGACCTTATCACCCGCCGTGTGTCTCCTGTATTATCCGCTGCGGTATTCGGAGTTTGCATCGGTTTGGTAGGACTATCACGTCCCCCTAGCCGGCACAGTGCTCTACCCCCACAGCTTAAAATACAAGGCACTACCTAAATAGCTTTCGAGGAGAACCAGCTATCTCCGAGCTTGTTTAGCCTTTCACTCCAATCCACAACTCATCCCCTACTTTTTCAACAGTAGTGGGTTCGAGCCTCCAGAACGTGTTACCGTCCCTTCACTCTGGTCATGGATAGATCGCCCGGCTTCGGGTCTAATAACGCCGACTTAACGCCCATTTCGGACTCGGTTTCCCTTCGCCTCCCCTATACGGTTAAGCTCGCCAACGCTATTAACTCGCTGACCCATTATACAAAAGGTACGCAGTCACAAGGCTTGCGCCCTGCTCCTACTGCTTGTACGCACACGGTTTCAGGTTCTATTTCACTCCCCTCTCCGGGGTTCTTTTCGCCTTTCCCTCACGGTACTGGTTCACTATCGGTCAGTAAGGAGTATTTAGCCTTGGAGGATGGTCCCCCCATCTTCAAACAGGATTTCTCGTGTCCCGTCCTACTTCTCGAACGCTTGCACATCACATCTTTTAATCTACGGGGCTATCACCCTCTGCGGCTGACCTTTCCAGGTCATTCAAATAAGATAGCGATGCTTTCCACGTTCAGGCTCTTTCCCTTTCGCTCGCCACTACTTGGGAAATCTCGGTTGATTTCTTTTCCTATAGGTACTTAGATGTTTCAGTTCCCTACGTTCGCTTCGCTGACCCTATGTATTCAGGCCAGGATGATACGATCTCTCGTATCGGGTTTCCCCATTCAGATATCCTCGGATCAATGCTCGTTGCCAGCTCCCCGGGGCTTTTCGCAGGCTGCCACGTCTTTCGTCGCCTCTTACTGCCAAGGCATTCACCATGTGCGCTTAATTTCTTGACCATATAACCCTAAGTCGTCTTACTCATACGCTCGCGCGCATCAGCTTAACTTCCAGCGTCATACTCGTCATCCCGCATTCTTTGCGGGTGTGCTGACTCTCACACAAGTAACACCCAGTTTTGTACATCTTCATGTACAGTGTACTTCGCTTCTTACAACCATTTTGTTAAAGAACTTTCTGTCTCGTCTAGAGATCAGAACATAACCTTCTCTTTCTCGAGAACCTTATCTTCAAATCTCTCTTCACCCTGGAGCCAGTCGGGATCGAACCGACGACCCCCTGCTTGCAAAGCAGATGCTCTCCCAGCTGAGCTATGGCCCCAACTTCAACCTTTACTCTTCTTCACCCTTCCACTTAGTTAGTGGGCCTGGGTGGACTTGAACCACCGACCCCACGCTTATCAAGCGTGTGCTCTAACCAACTGAGCTACAGGCCCCTTTCTATAACTCATGGGGCTTTGCTAGCCCATCTCTACAACTTTATTTAACAAGATCTTAAAAGAGTGACTTATGTGCGCGCCTATTCCGAGTCGTATGCATCTACATTTGCCTTTCGGCTGGCTGCTTTCGCAGCAATAATAGTAAGGAGGTGATCCAGCCACAGGTTCCCCTACGGCTACCTTGTTACGACTTCGTCCCAGTCATGAATCATACCGTGGTAGGCGTCACCCTTTCGGTTCAACTACCCACTTCTGGTACCATCCACTCCCATGACGTGACGGGCGGTGTGTACAAGGCCCGGGAACGTATTCACCGCGACGTTGCTGATTCGCGATTACTAGCGATTCCAACTTCATGGAGTCGAGTTGCAGACTCCAATCCGGACTACGAGACGCTTTCTGAGATTGGCTCCCCCTCGCGGGTTGGCTACCCTCTGTACGCCCCATTGTAGCACGTGTGTAGCCCTACCCATAAAGGCCATGATGACTTGACGTCGTCCCCGCCTTCCTCCGGTTCCTCACCGGCAGTCTCCTTAGAGTCCCCAACTTAATGCTGGCAACTAAGGACAAGGGTTGCGCTCGTTACGGGACTTAACCCAACATCTCACAACACGAGCTGACGACAGCCATGCAGCACCTGTCTCTGCGTTCCTTTCGGCACTCCCAACTCTCATCGGGATTCGCAGGATGTCAAGGGTAGGTAAGGTTCTTCGCGTTGCATCGAATTAAACCACATGCTCCACCGCTTGTGCGGGCCCCCGTCAATTCCTTTGAGTTTCAACCTTGCGGCCGTACTTCCCAGGCGGAAGACTTATCGCGTTAGCTTCGATACTGCTTGGTTCCCCAATCAACATCTAGTCCTCATCGTTTACAGCGTGGACTACCAGGGTATCTAATCCTGTTCGCTCCCCACGCTTTCGCGCCTCAGCGTCAGTATTGGGCCAGGTGACTGCCTTCGCCATTGACGTTCCTTCCGATCTCTACGCATTTCACCGCTACACCGGAAATTCCATCACCCTCTCCCATACTCCAGATCAGTAGTTTGCGATGCGCTTCCCAGGTTAAGCCCGGGGCTTTCACATCACACACACTCATCCGCCTACGCGCCCTTTACGCCCAGTAACTCCGATCAACGCTTGCACCCTCTGTATTACCGCGGCTGCTGGCACAGAGTTTGCCGGTGCTTATTCTGTCGGTACCGTCAATGTGCATGAATTATCCTCATACACACTTCTTCCCAACCTAAAGAGCTTTACGACCCGAAGGCCTTCTTCACTCACGCGGCATCGCTGGATCAGGGTTGCCCCCATTGTCCAAGATTCCCCACTGCTGCCTCCCGTAGGAGTCTGGGCCGTGTCTCAGTCCCAGTGTGACTGGTCGTCCTCTCAGACCAGTTACCGATCATCGCCTTGGTGAGCTCTTACCCCACCAACTAGCTAATCGGACGCAGGCCTCTCTGGAAGCGCCACCCCGCAACAAGTGCGGGGCAGCTTTGCTCTCTCGAGTTTACGCGGTATTAGCCAAAGTTTCCCTTGGTTATCCCCCTCTCCCAGGCAAGTTCCTACGTGTTCCTCACCCGTCCGCCGCTCGTCAGCAATCTGTATTGCTACAGATCCTGTTACCGCTCGACTTGCATGTGTTAGGCGTGCCGCCAGCGTTCAATCTGAGCCAGGATCAAACTCTCCACTTCTTGAAACTCTTCGCCATAGAAATAAATCTACAGCTAATTCTCTCCTTGCATTACCTTCTCAGGTAAGCGCGCACATATCTCACTCTTTCATCTTGTTAAAGAACTTTTACCGCTTGAGAGGGCGCATTCTACCCTAACTCGCTCCCATGTCAACAGGATTTTTTATCGTCTAACGTGTTGAGTAAAAATGACTGATATTTCGATCAACCCGAATATCCAGATCCCCCAAACAGAATGCCCTATAATTAGGCCCATCTTCAATTATAGTATAAATTTTGCTTTTTGTTTGGCGCAAAAATTAGACAAAATGGCCAAGATGCACTACATTAAGCCTGTCATTCATTATACTAGAACTATAAAACAAACCCATCATAAATTAAGGTGTTCACGATTTTATGCTTAGAAACAATGACCTACCACTAGGAGATCTTTTCCTTTTAGATAGCGCTGAGATGTCTAAAGAAAATTTTTCAAACGCGATGGATATCCAAGATAACCCCGATATGAACACCTTGGATGAAGAAGGCCAAACCTGGCTGCACCGCGCCGTACAAGAGCATAATCACAAAACCGTACGCTTTCTGCTTGATAAAATAGACGGAATTGATGTTTTCAAGCGAGACGAAAATGGCATGACAGCGCTGGAGTACGCGATCCAAAGCGGAGATAGCAAATCGTATGCCCTGCTTAAGAATGTTATCCAATTTAATTCCCGTCCCGAAGCCTATCTATATGCCATTAGCTGGCTTAACCAGTTAAAAGTTCGCTACCCTGACCTCCTTCAAATCAATCAGTGCAGCGAGGCGATCAAAATTGCTTTTGAAAATCATGAGCGAGACACACAAAAAGTTGCGGACTATTTAGCGGATTTAATTCCCTTTTTATCATCTCCAGACCGGGCGGCGCTTAATAAAATCATTAATGCCACTCTAAAATGCAACTCTCTGAAACAAACCGCTATTAGAAAATTTGAGAACCCCATTGGCCGGCGTGCCGAATCAGAATTATTCAGCCTGTTATTATTAAAACCGACTAAAGCCATGATGGAGGTGGTGGGCCAGGTTTCAAACCAGATTTTAAAGGCCATCGAGGATCTGGAAAAAACCAATCAGCAACGCTATATCTATCTTCTTTTAAGGATGCTGAAGCAATCCTCGCATGTGATTGCCTGCGGCGCATTTGAAAATTTACCCGCATTGGAGACTATCAAAAAAATATTAAGCGAAAACAGGCCTGGTCAATTGGTTGAAATCATGCATATCCATTATAAATTTTCGCGCGATATTTACCGTGACATCCCTATTCATTGCGCTCCCGTCCGGGAACCGGTGGGAAAATTATCCGAGATAATAAAAGAAACCTGGCCAGGTGATCCCAAAGATTTTTTTACTTTTGCAATTAGCGGCGAATTTAATAGAGTGCATCGCGCCTATATTGCAGATAGCAAAATGTATCTTGGGCCGCTTTATAGGGCTGAAAATTCGCGAGGCAGATCAGGCATGCTCAAACTCATTTTCAGCAACCGGTTAAGTCTAATGCTGGCCTCGCAAAGCGAATATGAAAAAGACCTGCCCGTGCTTTCTTCCGTGTGGGTTCCTGATTGCAAAGGCCAAGACGCAGATTTTTCATCAGCCTATGTAAAGGATTTGATAGAGAATGATGCCGTCTATGTCGCAGGATTTTCTGGCATGGCGTCCACCCTGCTGGGGCAAATGGAGATACTGGTTAACTTTGAGGATGTCACGCTAAAAAAACAGTACCTAACAGTCATTGCAGCCTATATCGTCGGCGCCGGTTTTCACAGCCTGCATGAAGTCATCGGCCCTGCTGAATTTACATTAAATCTTGTTCCCGGGTATAAGATCAGTATTCCGAACAAAAACAAACTGGCGGAACCGCCAAATTATAATCTATTTTTTGACCAGCAAAGCCAGATTGATCCGGAGTTCAATGAACGCAGAGAAGAAGCGTGGGCAAGGTTAATCGCCTTCTTTGACAATGTTTACCGACCGCGAAATGAGCATCTGATAGCTCCGCTATCCCATCAAACAGCGAACCCGCACCTGTCCTTATGGAGAAGCGGCGACAACAAACCGACTCGGCAAAAAGAAATGGGGTCGCGTAACCCTGTCAGAGAAATTAACGGAATCCATCTCAAAACTACAAATAGCATTTAAATTTTTAGACTCGCGGGCATTCCATCGTTTTGCCCGCATTGGGAGGCTTGTCTATCACGGCACTTCATTTTACGAGAGCGCGTTTTCTCTATCTTTATTTTTTCTTTTTCGAACCCAACAATTTGCGTAAAAACATGCCGGTATAAGAATTCGGATGCTTTGCAACTGCTTCCGGCGTGCCGGTAGCAACCACCTGGCCGCCCTTATCGCCGCCTTCCGGCCCCAGATCAATAATCCAGTCAGCTGTTTTGATCACATCCAGATTATGCTCGATAACAACA
Proteins encoded:
- a CDS encoding ankyrin repeat domain-containing protein, with product MSKENFSNAMDIQDNPDMNTLDEEGQTWLHRAVQEHNHKTVRFLLDKIDGIDVFKRDENGMTALEYAIQSGDSKSYALLKNVIQFNSRPEAYLYAISWLNQLKVRYPDLLQINQCSEAIKIAFENHERDTQKVADYLADLIPFLSSPDRAALNKIINATLKCNSLKQTAIRKFENPIGRRAESELFSLLLLKPTKAMMEVVGQVSNQILKAIEDLEKTNQQRYIYLLLRMLKQSSHVIACGAFENLPALETIKKILSENRPGQLVEIMHIHYKFSRDIYRDIPIHCAPVREPVGKLSEIIKETWPGDPKDFFTFAISGEFNRVHRAYIADSKMYLGPLYRAENSRGRSGMLKLIFSNRLSLMLASQSEYEKDLPVLSSVWVPDCKGQDADFSSAYVKDLIENDAVYVAGFSGMASTLLGQMEILVNFEDVTLKKQYLTVIAAYIVGAGFHSLHEVIGPAEFTLNLVPGYKISIPNKNKLAEPPNYNLFFDQQSQIDPEFNERREEAWARLIAFFDNVYRPRNEHLIAPLSHQTANPHLSLWRSGDNKPTRQKEMGSRNPVREINGIHLKTTNSI
- a CDS encoding 4-hydroxy-2-oxovalerate aldolase is translated as MRKHHEAIGDEIDSGIAMKNNIKLLDVTLRDGGYKTNFHFSSGVVRDILTLLDQSGVRYIEVGYRNGPLKPIANMGQTATCDRNYLEYCKKWIQHAKLTVILHPKNIQRHDLEEMQDCGVNAVRICFPAKQPTLGFQTIEMASQYNFEVFANITRVSHFNREQIRTWVTDLAKTGVKAIYLADSNGSLTPDDVDHLYSYLQEKCHVPFGFHAHDNLFLAQANAVAAIKNGVQFIDASLFGFGKGSGNLRTEGIVSFLHAGGNRQYDFSRLMEAANYVKQNLHDTQNDFSTKDIILGIFDLSQDDAANLGSFVDTSDYYSRASQYLRSAKSVCGA
- a CDS encoding HAD family hydrolase is translated as MKNIIFDLGQVLINWNPDRVYDAYFKDKHKTRQFYEETGIFLLNKEMDKGLSFDEGLTFLSSKFPHYEEPIHLWKNKWTEMIGGEIEGSVEILKQLSHLNYPLYAITNWSAETFPYVHGKYEFFQYFRDIVISGKENVIKPDPLIYELLLRRNELEPADCIFIDDVDENVEGAKKVGMDAVKFEGPEKLLADLKLRDVL
- a CDS encoding PAS and helix-turn-helix domain-containing protein, producing the protein MPNRQKLDISHEMLIYRYGDGVRLLRPDKAVNLSRAALVPTGLTIGQAVRLPLSVTFLNTECAVQLINEQSATTSGFLSTKNAIGKSIRYVATPKSARLVMGHNREVMSTMRKKIYEENVLRKDEMTYHSLAIKTPILNEENKTIGLFGIGITLGVDPLAASLSYVAELGLLQAGEIKPAYPIRSEKKVCHIYLSSRENEILRHAVRGKSARMIAELLKISKRTVEQHLENIKTKMEVSSKAELIEKAIDYYM